A single genomic interval of Sphaerodactylus townsendi isolate TG3544 linkage group LG08, MPM_Stown_v2.3, whole genome shotgun sequence harbors:
- the RAP2B gene encoding ras-related protein Rap-2b translates to MREYKVVVLGSGGVGKSALTVQFVTGSFIEKYDPTIEDFYRKEIEVDSSPSVLEILDTAGTEQFASMRDLYIKNGQGFILVYSLVNQQSFQDIKPMRDQIIRVKRYEKVPMILVGNKVDLEGEREVSFGEGKALAEEWSCPFMETSAKNKASVDELFAEIVRQMNYASQPNGDDQCCSSCVIL, encoded by the coding sequence ATGCGAGAATACAAAGTGGTCGTGCTGGGCTCGGGCGGGGTGGGCAAATCCGCGCTCACCGTCCAGTTCGTGACGGGCTCCTTCATCGAGAAGTACGACCCCACCATCGAGGACTTCTACCGCAAGGAGATCGAGGTGGACTCGTCGCCGTCGGTGCTGGAGATCCTGGACACGGCCGGCACCGAGCAGTTCGCCTCCATGCGGGACTTGTACATCAAGAACGGGCAGGGCTTCATCCTGGTCTACAGCTTGGTGAACCAGCAGAGCTTCCAGGACATCAAGCCCATGCGGGACCAGATCATCCGGGTCAAGAGGTACGAGAAGGTGCCCATGATCCTGGTGGGCAACAAGGTGGACCTGGAGGGCGAGCGGGAGGTCTCTTTCGGCGAAGGAAAAGCCCTGGCCGAGGAGTGGAGCTGCCCCTTCATGGAAACTTCGGCCAAAAACAAAGCCTCGGTGGACGAACTCTTTGCCGAGATCGTTCGGCAGATGAACTACGCGTCCCAGCCCAATGGGGACGATCAGTGCTGCTCGTCTTGCGTGATCCTCTGA